In Actinoplanes lobatus, the DNA window ACGTGGCGGTGAGGCGGTCGTGCTCGACGTACCGCGCGGTGCGCAGCACCAGCCGGGTCACCTCGCCCAGGGTCTGCACGCCGGGCCGGTGCCCGCCCGCGACGGCCTGCTCGACCAGCAGCTCGTGCAGCCCGAACACCTCGGCCACCGGTCGCATCGTGGCCAGGTCCGGTTCGTGCAGGCCGAGCCAGAGGAAGGCGCCGCGGCGGCGGCGGGCCTGCCGGGCCGCCTCCGGATAGGAGACCGGCGCCGAACCACCGCGCCGTAGACCGTTCGCGTAGATCGCGCAGTCCACCACCGCGTCCGGGTTGCCGCCGCGGGGAACCGGGCCGGCCACCGGAACCGGCCGGGCGATGCTGCCCAGGAGGCGGCCGATCGCGTGCGGCAGGTCACCGAGGCGGGGCGGGCGCACCAGGCGCCGTCGTTCGGCTGAGTCCTCACTCCGCCCGAGCATCGGCCCGCCACCTTCCCGCACGCATTCGGCTGCGAGGCAAAAGGTAGCGGGCCGGGGGAAGCGCGGCTCAGTCGGAGCGCTGCATGGCACGGACCCCGGCGGCCAGGCCGAGCAACCCGACCAGTACGGCCGCGACCAGCCCCTCGAGCGTGCTGCGGGCCAGCACCTCGCCGTTGAACAGAGCCCGTTCGGCGTCCACCACGTACGTCATGGGATTGATCCGGGAAAGGGCCTGCAACCAGCCCGGCCCGTTCTCGATCGGGAGCAGCACGCCGGCCAGCAGGAGCAGCGGGAACAGCAGGGTCTGCTGGACCGTCCAGAACATCCACTCCTTGTTCTTGGAGGCCAGCGCCAGCGTGTACGACAGCGCGCCCAGCCCGATGCAGAACCCGGCCAGGATGACCACTCCGAGCAGTGCCCCGCCGAGGTGCAGCTCGAAGCCGAACGGGATGCAGACGGCCACGATGAGGGCGGCCTGCGCGATCATCGGCACGATCTCCTTGAGCGCCCGCCCGATCAGCAGCGCGGGCCGCCGCAGCGGGGTGACCAGCATCCGCTCGTGCGAGCCGGTCTGCATCTCGTAGAGCAGGTTGGAGCCGGTCATCGAGGAGCCGAAGAGGCAGGACATCACGATGATCCCGGGTACGAACCACTGCAACGGCGAGCCGCCGTCCGGTGAGTCGGGCAGCAGCGGCGCGAACAGGCCCAGGAAGAACAGCGGCTGGATCATCGAGAAGATCACGGTGAACGGGTCGCGGAGGACCGGTCGCAGCTCCCGGCTGAAGACCACCCGGGTGTCGGTGACGAGCGATGTCATGGTCAGGCCTCCACGAGTTCGGATTCCGGCGTGCTGGCGTCCTCGCGCAGGCTGCGGCCGGTCAGGGTGAGGAAGACGTCGTCCAGGGTCGGGCGGACGACCTCGATCGAGTCCGGCCCGAGGGCGGCCAGGCGGGCGGCGAGCCGGGGCCCGTCGTCGGTGGTGATCCGCACCTGGGCACCGTGCTGTTCGCCACCGGAGGCGCGCGCCGCCTCGGCCGCCCCGTCGGGACCGGCGAAGCCCAGGATCACCCGGTCGCCGACGTGCTTCGCCTTGAGCTGCCGGGGCGTGTCGTCGGCGATGATCCGGCCGTGGTCGATCACGATCACCCGCTCCGCCATCGAGTCGGCCTCGTCGAGGTAGTGCGTGGTGAGCACGATGGTGGTCCCGTGCTCGGCGCGCAGCCGCAGGATGTGCTCCTGGAGGTTGGCCCGGTTCTGCGGGTCCAGCCCGGTCGACGGTTCGTCGAGGAAGAGCAGCTCGGGCGCGTGGATCAGGCCCATCGCGATGTCCAGCCGGCGCCGCTGGCCGCCGGAGAGGGTGGAGACGGTCCGGTTCGCCACCTCGGCGAGGCCGAGCGACTCGATCAGCTCGTCGGCGCGGGTCCGGGCGGCGCGGACTCCCATGCCGTACGCCCGGCCCTGGCTGATCAGCTCGTCCCGGCCGCGCTGGCTGTGCCCGGCGCCGTTGCCCTGGCCGATGTACCCGATCCGGAGCCGCACCTCACGCTGACGGCGGACCACGTCGAAGCCGGCGACCTCGGCGCTGCCGCTGGTCGGGGGGATGAGGGTGGTCAGCATCCGCAGGGTGGTCGACTTGCCGGCCCCGTTCGGCCCGAGCATCGCGACCAGTTCGCCCCGCGCCACCGTCAGATTGATGCCGTCGACCGCGCGGACGTCCTTGAAGTGCTTCGTCAGCTCTCGCGTCTCGATCATGCCTCGACGGTAGAGTTCGTTGCGGCCATTTTCTGACCGCAATTCGATGGAGTCTGGTGCCATGGCGAATACGAGTGCACGGATGCTGCGGCTCCTGTCGCTGCTGCAGACACATCGCTACTGGCCCGGCTCGGAGCTCGCCGAGCGGCTCGAGGTCAGCGCCCGCACGCTGCGCCGGGACGTCGACCGGCTGCGCGAGCTCGGCTATCCGGTGGACGCCTCGCGCGGGGTGGCCGGCGGCTACCAGTTGCAGGCCGGTGCGGCCATGCCGCCCCTGCTGCTCGACGACGAGGAGGCGGTCGCCATCGCGGTCGGGCTGCGCAGCGCCGCCGCCGGCTCGGTGGCCGGTTTCGAGGAGACCTCGGTACGGGCACTCGCCAAGGTGATCCAGCTGCTCCCGCCCCGGCTGAGGCGCCGGATCGACGCCCTCCAGGCGGTCACCACGCCGGGCGTGTTCGGTGGCGGCCCGGTCCTCGACGCCTTCACCCTGACCACGTGCGCGATGGCCTGCCGGGGTGAGGAGCGGCTGCGGTTCGACTACACCCCGCGGCAGGGCGAGTCCGCCCGCCGCCATGTCGAGCCGCACCGCCTCGTCTCGCTGGGCCGACGGTGGTATCTGATCGCCTGGGACCTGGACCGTGGCGACTGGCGCAGTTTCCGCCTGGACCGGCTGACCGGCCCGCAGCCGACCGGCGCCCGGTTCCGCCCCCGCGAGCTGCCCGGCGGCGACCCGGTGCGGTGGCTGCGCTCCCGGATGCGGACCATCCCGAACCGGTACGCGGTGTCGGTCGTGGTGCGGACCGACGTGGCCACGATCCGCGGCTTCGTCGGCAACTGGGGCGAGGTGGAGGAGTTGCCGGAGGGCGGCTGCCGGCTGCGGATGAACATCGATGACCTGGGCTGGCCGGTCATGGTGCTCGGGGTGCTGAACGCGCCCTTCACCGTGGAATCCCCGGAGGAGCTGCGGGAACAGGTGCGCCGGGCGGGCGAGACGCTGCTGCGCGGCGCGGCCTAGGCGACTTTGGACGGACCGGCGCCCCCGTGGCGCCGGTCCGCAGTGAAGAACCTAGCGACCGGGTACGACAAGATTCCGTCACGTTTAACCGGCCGCTTATATAAATCTCGATGAAAATCTAATCAGCGCGGCGGACCGACTCGGCGATCTCGAGCGCCTGCTCCGCGGTGAACGACCGGGGCGTCATGATCCGGACGATCGAGCGGTCGGCGAGCCGTGCCTGCACCATCCAGAACTCCTCGGTCTTGAAGAGATCGGCCGGCCGGCCCTGGACCGTCACCTTCGTCTGCCTCTGGAGGTCCTGCACCTCCTCGTCCCGGAAGAGCGGCTCCGACGCCGGCACCCATTGCACGTGGAAGTCGATCTCCGGATGGGCCGGATCGCGGTACATCAGGATGCTGTCGT includes these proteins:
- a CDS encoding helix-turn-helix transcriptional regulator, which translates into the protein MANTSARMLRLLSLLQTHRYWPGSELAERLEVSARTLRRDVDRLRELGYPVDASRGVAGGYQLQAGAAMPPLLLDDEEAVAIAVGLRSAAAGSVAGFEETSVRALAKVIQLLPPRLRRRIDALQAVTTPGVFGGGPVLDAFTLTTCAMACRGEERLRFDYTPRQGESARRHVEPHRLVSLGRRWYLIAWDLDRGDWRSFRLDRLTGPQPTGARFRPRELPGGDPVRWLRSRMRTIPNRYAVSVVVRTDVATIRGFVGNWGEVEELPEGGCRLRMNIDDLGWPVMVLGVLNAPFTVESPEELREQVRRAGETLLRGAA
- a CDS encoding ABC transporter ATP-binding protein — translated: MIETRELTKHFKDVRAVDGINLTVARGELVAMLGPNGAGKSTTLRMLTTLIPPTSGSAEVAGFDVVRRQREVRLRIGYIGQGNGAGHSQRGRDELISQGRAYGMGVRAARTRADELIESLGLAEVANRTVSTLSGGQRRRLDIAMGLIHAPELLFLDEPSTGLDPQNRANLQEHILRLRAEHGTTIVLTTHYLDEADSMAERVIVIDHGRIIADDTPRQLKAKHVGDRVILGFAGPDGAAEAARASGGEQHGAQVRITTDDGPRLAARLAALGPDSIEVVRPTLDDVFLTLTGRSLREDASTPESELVEA
- a CDS encoding ABC transporter permease; protein product: MTSLVTDTRVVFSRELRPVLRDPFTVIFSMIQPLFFLGLFAPLLPDSPDGGSPLQWFVPGIIVMSCLFGSSMTGSNLLYEMQTGSHERMLVTPLRRPALLIGRALKEIVPMIAQAALIVAVCIPFGFELHLGGALLGVVILAGFCIGLGALSYTLALASKNKEWMFWTVQQTLLFPLLLLAGVLLPIENGPGWLQALSRINPMTYVVDAERALFNGEVLARSTLEGLVAAVLVGLLGLAAGVRAMQRSD